In a genomic window of Methanogenium sp. S4BF:
- the hypD gene encoding hydrogenase formation protein HypD, producing the protein MADGSDILKALKEEIDKPYTFMHICGTHEAAIAHAGLRSILPAGLKIVMGPGCPVCITPQGEIDAAIELAEKDCIIATYGDLIRVPGTKGALEEYGKDVRVVQGVHKAVEIAEKTDREVVFISVGFETTAPTVAATILQEPPENFSILSCHRFVPPAMKYLLEQGEANLHGFMLPGHVCVVAGYEEYEQFPVPQVVAGFEPEDILLGLLMLVKQVKEGRAEVENAYPRAVSREGNPKAMRMMYEVFEPCDVEWRGFPVIPGSGLRLKDKYAIYDAQKKFGIEIKHVEKHSACICDRVLRGVADPTDCKLFGKACTPRKPVGPCMVSHEGACKIWALYNQKKY; encoded by the coding sequence ATGGCAGATGGATCAGATATTCTCAAGGCTCTCAAAGAAGAGATCGACAAACCCTATACATTCATGCACATCTGCGGTACGCATGAGGCGGCAATTGCGCATGCAGGACTGCGAAGTATTCTGCCGGCTGGACTGAAGATTGTCATGGGGCCCGGATGCCCGGTGTGCATCACCCCTCAGGGTGAGATTGATGCCGCTATTGAACTGGCGGAAAAAGACTGTATCATTGCAACCTATGGGGACCTGATACGGGTGCCCGGCACAAAAGGCGCCCTTGAAGAATACGGGAAAGATGTCCGTGTTGTGCAGGGTGTCCATAAGGCTGTTGAAATAGCAGAGAAGACTGACCGGGAGGTTGTTTTTATCTCTGTCGGATTTGAGACGACTGCACCCACTGTCGCTGCCACGATTCTGCAGGAGCCACCGGAAAATTTCAGCATTCTCAGCTGTCACCGGTTCGTTCCGCCTGCAATGAAGTACCTCCTCGAACAGGGTGAGGCAAACCTGCACGGCTTCATGCTGCCCGGCCATGTCTGTGTGGTTGCCGGATACGAGGAGTATGAACAGTTTCCGGTGCCGCAGGTTGTCGCCGGATTTGAACCGGAGGATATTCTGCTCGGTCTTCTGATGCTTGTCAAACAGGTCAAAGAGGGCAGGGCAGAGGTTGAAAATGCATACCCGCGTGCAGTCTCCCGCGAAGGCAACCCAAAAGCGATGAGAATGATGTATGAAGTCTTTGAGCCCTGCGATGTGGAGTGGCGGGGATTCCCGGTTATTCCGGGTTCCGGTCTCAGGCTGAAGGATAAATATGCCATTTATGATGCCCAGAAGAAATTCGGCATCGAGATCAAACATGTTGAGAAACATTCGGCATGCATCTGTGACCGGGTGCTGCGCGGTGTGGCAGACCCTACCGACTGCAAACTCTTCGGAAAAGCCTGCACACCCCGCAAACCCGTCGGACCGTGCATGGTCAGCCATGAAGGCGCCTGCAAGATCTGGGCGCTCTATAACCAGAAAAAATACTAA
- a CDS encoding PAS domain-containing protein has translation MPGKEGTPQTTTAVILHTILPQVIQNTDHLIIFCTDDTGEIFLWNRAAEILTGYSHAEVPDMATLLRVAYPDSTYREIIASVRDTFRKKSTKSVHYETKIKTKNKQIRYISWTIERIPETVLSPQLYVTTGTDVTHARQSESDALLLSEIVNSSHDAIVGISPDGSILTWNRAAEEIFGYEATESIGEPFSRHIPDEKKDFFASILMNVTSGQDFRGNIACLSKAQKMITTSITFSPISGEEGAVEGISAIIRDMTQELSMQQTMRGYISEATMRLNHPAELVEGNITSLIERIREGDFDDEDILIELQVQQKALSQINHNLRELSQAIIGHFKDTEEVILPDTIQ, from the coding sequence ATGCCGGGCAAAGAAGGAACACCCCAGACCACCACTGCTGTAATTCTACACACCATACTCCCACAGGTAATACAGAACACTGATCACCTGATTATTTTCTGTACAGATGATACCGGAGAAATATTCCTGTGGAACCGGGCAGCAGAGATTTTAACCGGTTATTCTCATGCTGAGGTCCCCGATATGGCTACTCTGCTCAGGGTAGCGTATCCTGACAGCACGTATCGTGAAATAATTGCCTCTGTCAGAGATACATTCAGGAAAAAAAGTACTAAATCCGTTCATTATGAAACAAAAATTAAAACAAAAAATAAACAGATCCGCTATATCTCCTGGACAATTGAGCGAATTCCTGAAACCGTTCTGTCCCCGCAACTGTATGTAACTACCGGAACAGACGTAACCCACGCCCGGCAAAGCGAAAGCGATGCACTTCTTCTGAGTGAAATCGTCAATTCATCACACGATGCAATTGTTGGTATAAGCCCGGATGGGTCAATTCTGACATGGAACCGTGCCGCAGAGGAGATATTCGGATACGAGGCTACAGAAAGTATTGGAGAACCGTTTTCCCGTCATATCCCGGATGAGAAGAAGGATTTCTTTGCATCCATTCTCATGAATGTTACATCAGGGCAGGATTTCAGAGGGAATATCGCATGCCTTTCAAAGGCACAAAAAATGATTACCACCTCTATTACATTTTCACCAATATCCGGTGAGGAGGGCGCAGTTGAGGGCATCTCTGCAATCATCAGGGATATGACACAGGAGCTGTCAATGCAACAGACAATGAGGGGCTATATATCTGAAGCAACAATGCGCCTGAACCATCCTGCAGAACTGGTAGAAGGGAATATCACATCCCTGATTGAACGCATCAGAGAGGGAGATTTTGACGATGAAGATATTCTCATTGAACTGCAGGTGCAGCAGAAAGCACTCTCACAAATAAATCATAATCTCAGGGAACTCTCACAGGCGATAATCGGCCACTTCAAAGACACAGAAGAAGTGATATTACCAGATACCATTCAGTAA
- a CDS encoding mechanosensitive ion channel family protein, whose product MSEIWIAAGIIFIGIIAAYTIARVFKWLRQRADLTESRFDDILVMSFGKPIIAGILFFSFFLAMGYITIPEGYTWIVEGKFLNSVYILLGAWVVSIFVENFIKLYGQWLSAKTESELDDKIMDILEIAARYIIWFIAILIVLSYLNIDITPLIAAGGVFGLAVALAAQDLISNFFGGALIVVDKPFAIGDRIKIDGYLGDVESVGPRSTRIKTLDYQLLTIPNSKIANSVVTNYAMPDVKLKVKIPVSVAYGSDIHRVKEILLEICHDAAVSTPYILMDPVPTVYFLEFGASSLDFMMVLWAKKFNMSWEIKDHINFEIERRFAEEGIEIPFPQMDVHMRE is encoded by the coding sequence ATGTCTGAGATATGGATTGCGGCGGGAATCATTTTTATTGGGATAATTGCAGCCTATACCATTGCCCGGGTGTTTAAATGGCTCCGGCAGAGGGCTGATCTAACCGAATCCCGGTTTGATGATATCCTTGTCATGTCGTTTGGAAAACCAATTATTGCGGGAATACTCTTTTTTTCATTTTTCCTTGCGATGGGATATATCACCATCCCTGAGGGGTATACATGGATTGTCGAAGGCAAATTTCTGAATTCGGTGTACATACTTCTGGGTGCCTGGGTTGTCTCGATATTTGTTGAGAACTTCATAAAATTATATGGTCAGTGGCTTTCTGCCAAAACAGAGAGTGAACTTGACGATAAAATTATGGACATTCTTGAAATTGCTGCCCGGTACATCATCTGGTTTATCGCGATTCTCATCGTCCTTTCATATCTGAATATTGATATTACTCCGCTCATTGCCGCAGGAGGGGTCTTCGGACTGGCCGTTGCTCTTGCGGCACAGGATCTGATATCCAATTTCTTCGGCGGTGCACTCATTGTCGTTGACAAACCCTTTGCCATCGGTGACCGGATAAAGATTGACGGGTACCTTGGGGATGTGGAGAGTGTAGGGCCGAGAAGCACGAGAATCAAGACCCTTGATTACCAGTTGCTGACCATTCCGAATTCAAAAATCGCGAACAGTGTTGTCACCAATTATGCAATGCCGGATGTCAAACTGAAGGTGAAGATTCCTGTTTCTGTTGCGTACGGGAGTGATATACACCGGGTAAAAGAGATCCTCCTTGAAATCTGCCATGATGCGGCAGTGAGTACCCCGTATATCCTGATGGATCCTGTTCCCACGGTATATTTCCTGGAATTCGGGGCGTCAAGTCTGGATTTTATGATGGTTCTCTGGGCAAAAAAGTTCAATATGTCATGGGAAATTAAAGATCACATTAATTTTGAGATTGAACGCAGGTTTGCTGAGGAGGGAATCGAAATACCGTTCCCGCAGATGGATGTGCATATGCGGGAGTAA
- a CDS encoding PAS domain S-box protein, translating into MPSEQELLDRILNILKFKSKGMTITEISHVTNIHRNSIAKYLQVLLASGKVDVQLIGNAKVYTLSRRLPINSMLHCSPDLIVLLNHDRKIIQVNDKYLKYFDLDEKNVLNKEIPNPAIPVISEENLLPLIDNSIENGEKSCREIMYTHRDTSYYFLIKYIPSVLEDGEHGLIIIIKDFTEEKRIRDALTENEEKFKNLFHNANDSIFLYDITDDQRIGKLIEVNDTACKKLQYTRDEFFQMEFGEIFHSEFHGPDCSIETGLAEKYHSIYGGIQVRKDGTRLPVEASAHVFSLHDKLVVLYIIRDVSERKNAENNLKLSENRYRDIVEGQQELICRISPDHQINYVNDAFCRHFTIQKDPHIIKSLESLDIHQDDKEAIQKCMNLADIERQSKIIEFRIQGQGRKTRWIESSISPILDTEGNIHEFQFVGRDITEAVLAKKALKRNEENTRFLLNSTNDNSLLINLNGRILSLNKSSCEYIRNYCSDDSLNIKSITGRSIFEFIPEEIARNIRDVTSEITVSKISDSFVDEIGGRTYDFSLSPIVNSDGEVEKIAVVKRDITERQEYESNLTSTISRLTDIIDFLPEATFVINSDSEVIAWNKAMEQLTGVPKEEIIGRGDNSYSIPFYGAKRAMLIDYVISRDMTQYNPPDTIWKEGNSLNAEIWSAHMNNKKGAHLWVKATGLFDKEGNVIGAIESIQDMTHRKRMEDELLQSEVKYRDLIEKTCAILLKTDITGKILFVNEYGENLLGYQKGELIEKNAFDTIFSEPMENNQIFKDIIDNLLENPAQFRVTENKYTDRNGEIKWIAWTNSPIIDAKGHLTGISAVGTDITTRKKSEIKEKTYIKNLEFISRSAMNFAKHPNNEKIFDYISSELISLIPGGVAVVTSHTENHETLKIKSIKGEIEGYENMLSTMLNQKVLDKQFRIPDDYRQYLNSNRLIHLSGGLYDLFMKNFSEDVCKTINDVLDLYECYMIGISRDNTLFGSISFAVPHRINDEITSIIEIFVNQASVTLQRCWYEEELAKNTAPGDPVEKEIKTQPEESQKDLRTILETIRNNHIIDIRKQNEEFASICNKNQNRPVLSVDRNGTITRANPKITEILGGDTSIIGKEILTFIPTPSHHEIRDIQNIILNNPKEEPIEVSVPLMSQGGAPVNVTWNLEKIFDHTGDVSNILWIGSEYDR; encoded by the coding sequence ATGCCCAGCGAGCAGGAATTGCTTGATAGAATTCTGAACATACTCAAGTTCAAATCAAAGGGAATGACGATAACAGAGATATCCCATGTTACAAACATTCACCGAAATTCTATCGCAAAATATCTCCAGGTCCTCCTGGCATCAGGCAAAGTTGATGTACAGCTCATCGGCAATGCAAAAGTCTACACGCTATCTCGCCGATTGCCTATAAATTCGATGCTTCATTGCTCACCTGATTTAATCGTTCTCCTGAACCATGATCGAAAAATCATTCAGGTTAATGACAAATACCTGAAATACTTTGATCTTGACGAAAAAAATGTACTGAACAAAGAGATACCCAATCCTGCAATCCCGGTAATCAGTGAAGAAAATCTCCTCCCTCTTATCGACAATTCAATTGAAAACGGAGAGAAATCCTGCAGAGAAATTATGTATACCCACAGGGATACGAGCTACTATTTCCTCATTAAATATATACCATCGGTACTGGAGGACGGAGAGCACGGACTTATCATAATCATCAAAGATTTTACAGAAGAAAAGAGGATACGGGACGCCCTCACAGAAAATGAAGAAAAATTTAAGAATTTATTTCACAATGCAAATGACTCAATATTCCTCTACGACATTACGGATGACCAGCGCATCGGAAAATTAATTGAAGTAAATGATACTGCCTGCAAAAAACTTCAATATACAAGGGATGAATTCTTTCAGATGGAATTCGGGGAAATCTTTCATTCAGAATTCCACGGGCCGGACTGTTCAATCGAAACTGGCCTTGCAGAGAAATATCATTCAATTTATGGCGGAATACAGGTCAGAAAAGACGGTACACGATTGCCGGTTGAGGCCAGTGCCCATGTGTTTTCTCTGCATGATAAACTGGTTGTTCTCTATATTATCCGGGATGTATCCGAAAGAAAAAATGCGGAGAATAATTTAAAATTAAGTGAAAACCGGTACAGAGACATTGTTGAAGGACAGCAGGAGTTGATCTGCCGCATATCTCCGGATCACCAGATAAATTATGTTAACGACGCATTCTGCAGACATTTCACCATACAAAAAGACCCGCACATTATTAAATCGCTGGAATCACTGGATATACACCAGGACGATAAAGAGGCGATTCAGAAATGCATGAATCTGGCCGATATTGAAAGGCAATCAAAAATTATTGAATTCCGCATTCAGGGGCAGGGCAGGAAAACCAGATGGATCGAAAGCAGCATCTCACCCATACTTGATACAGAAGGGAATATCCATGAATTCCAGTTTGTTGGAAGAGATATCACCGAGGCAGTACTGGCAAAAAAAGCACTAAAACGCAATGAAGAAAATACACGATTTTTACTGAATTCAACGAATGATAATTCACTCCTCATTAATTTAAACGGACGCATATTGTCATTGAACAAATCATCATGCGAATACATCAGAAATTATTGTTCAGATGATTCACTCAATATCAAATCAATTACGGGCAGAAGCATTTTTGAGTTCATTCCCGAAGAGATTGCCCGAAATATCAGAGATGTTACCTCTGAAATTACTGTGTCAAAAATATCAGATTCGTTTGTAGACGAAATTGGCGGGAGGACATATGATTTTTCCCTCTCACCCATTGTGAATTCAGACGGAGAGGTCGAAAAAATTGCAGTTGTTAAAAGAGACATCACAGAGAGGCAGGAATATGAATCAAACTTAACGAGCACCATTTCCCGGTTAACAGACATTATCGATTTTCTGCCTGAAGCGACATTCGTGATTAACAGTGATTCCGAAGTAATTGCATGGAATAAGGCAATGGAACAATTGACGGGAGTACCCAAGGAGGAAATTATCGGCAGGGGCGACAATTCGTATTCAATTCCCTTTTACGGTGCAAAACGGGCAATGTTAATTGATTATGTAATCTCCCGCGATATGACGCAATACAACCCCCCCGATACGATATGGAAAGAAGGGAATTCATTAAATGCGGAGATCTGGTCGGCCCATATGAATAATAAAAAAGGGGCACACCTCTGGGTGAAAGCAACAGGACTGTTTGATAAGGAAGGAAACGTCATTGGTGCAATTGAATCCATACAGGATATGACACATAGAAAGAGGATGGAAGACGAATTGCTCCAAAGCGAAGTAAAATATCGTGATTTGATTGAGAAAACATGTGCAATTCTCCTGAAAACTGATATAACCGGCAAAATTTTGTTTGTAAATGAATACGGGGAAAACCTGCTTGGATATCAAAAGGGAGAACTAATAGAAAAAAACGCATTTGATACCATTTTCTCTGAACCAATGGAAAATAACCAGATATTTAAAGATATTATTGATAACCTTCTTGAAAACCCTGCACAATTCAGAGTTACGGAAAACAAATATACCGACAGAAATGGCGAAATCAAATGGATAGCCTGGACAAACAGTCCCATAATAGACGCAAAAGGTCACCTCACAGGGATCTCTGCAGTAGGTACAGATATTACTACCCGAAAAAAAAGCGAAATAAAAGAGAAAACATATATAAAAAATTTAGAATTCATTTCCAGATCTGCCATGAACTTTGCCAAACACCCAAACAATGAAAAAATATTTGATTACATTTCATCCGAACTTATTTCGCTTATTCCCGGCGGTGTGGCAGTAGTCACCTCCCATACAGAGAATCACGAGACATTAAAAATCAAATCAATTAAAGGTGAAATTGAGGGATACGAAAATATGCTAAGCACTATGCTCAACCAGAAGGTTTTGGATAAGCAATTCAGAATTCCTGACGATTATCGCCAATATCTGAATTCCAACAGGCTGATCCACCTCTCAGGCGGCCTGTATGATCTTTTTATGAAGAACTTCTCAGAAGATGTCTGCAAAACGATCAATGACGTCCTGGACCTCTATGAATGCTATATGATCGGCATATCAAGAGACAATACATTATTTGGGAGCATTTCATTTGCTGTACCACACCGGATTAACGATGAAATCACATCAATTATCGAAATTTTTGTTAATCAGGCATCAGTTACCCTTCAAAGATGCTGGTATGAAGAAGAGCTGGCTAAAAATACTGCCCCCGGAGATCCGGTAGAAAAAGAGATCAAAACGCAGCCTGAAGAGTCACAAAAAGATCTCAGAACAATTCTTGAAACTATCAGGAACAATCACATCATTGATATCCGGAAACAAAATGAAGAATTTGCATCCATATGCAATAAAAATCAGAACCGCCCGGTATTATCGGTCGACAGGAATGGGACAATTACCCGTGCAAATCCAAAAATTACTGAAATCCTTGGCGGTGACACTTCAATTATCGGGAAAGAAATATTGACATTCATCCCCACCCCTTCACACCACGAAATCAGGGACATTCAGAACATAATTCTAAACAATCCAAAAGAAGAGCCCATAGAGGTTTCAGTCCCCCTCATGTCACAGGGTGGTGCACCCGTTAACGTAACATGGAATCTGGAAAAAATTTTTGATCACACAGGTGATGTTTCAAATATTCTGTGGATTGGCAGTGAATATGACAGGTAA
- a CDS encoding mechanosensitive ion channel domain-containing protein, whose translation MLRNYIIPIILFSGSAIFWFLNDFLEDPIYFRIFLSLLLMGTIFCGYKIITEIIAKKVIKDRKTQFTFNKGILIISAAIFLVLIIQIWVENTESLVISYGILAAGIAIALQDLFRNFVGGIIIALTSIYKIGDRIEVEGSIGDIMDIGILNTTMMEIKGWIDAEQPTGRLIILPNSIVISGRIFNYTKDHEFIWDEIRIPLTYESDWKAAINNFLEIVKAETGEITLQAEIEVERLGEKYYLPKKVTEPAVYVKLTDNWVELGIRYVTNTKTRRILSDILNRKILEDVAAAKTYSIASESMEIQGRHTVELLRS comes from the coding sequence ATGCTGCGGAATTATATTATCCCCATAATTCTGTTCTCCGGCTCTGCCATATTCTGGTTTCTCAACGATTTTTTAGAAGATCCGATATACTTCAGAATTTTTTTGTCATTACTCCTCATGGGAACAATATTTTGCGGCTATAAAATTATAACCGAGATAATTGCAAAAAAAGTAATAAAGGACAGAAAAACACAGTTTACATTTAATAAAGGGATTCTCATAATATCCGCCGCAATCTTCTTGGTTCTGATTATCCAGATTTGGGTTGAAAATACCGAATCCCTTGTGATATCATATGGTATTCTCGCTGCCGGCATTGCAATTGCGCTCCAGGATCTGTTCAGGAATTTTGTCGGTGGCATCATCATTGCTCTGACAAGTATCTACAAAATCGGAGACCGTATAGAGGTTGAAGGTTCCATTGGAGATATTATGGACATTGGTATTCTGAACACGACAATGATGGAGATTAAGGGATGGATTGATGCCGAACAGCCAACAGGACGCCTGATAATTCTTCCCAACTCAATCGTAATCTCAGGCAGGATATTCAATTATACAAAAGATCACGAATTCATCTGGGATGAAATCAGAATACCACTGACATATGAGAGCGACTGGAAAGCAGCAATCAACAATTTTCTGGAGATCGTAAAGGCAGAAACAGGGGAGATCACCCTACAGGCAGAGATTGAAGTGGAGAGGCTGGGTGAAAAATATTATCTTCCGAAAAAAGTCACGGAACCTGCAGTATATGTAAAACTGACCGATAACTGGGTCGAACTTGGCATACGATATGTAACAAACACAAAGACCAGAAGAATACTAAGTGATATATTGAACAGAAAAATCCTAGAAGATGTTGCGGCTGCAAAGACGTATTCTATTGCAAGTGAAAGCATGGAGATTCAGGGGAGACATACGGTTGAACTTCTCAGGAGTTAA
- a CDS encoding sugar phosphate isomerase/epimerase family protein — MTDFVEIMDDGPHYCRSAEVPDQFSFRYSIHAPSRGVNIASTLEPIRLASVEVISEALTIAGELNANVVIHPGYSAWIGGRVSSLQALRLSLDDVLTRADENGVTIFIENMPKWPYFFFCTPDDYPYFDDCNICLDVGHAFMSGALDSFLCLPFAHCHIHDNNAAEDSHSPVGSGSIDWKNVLGILKQRKVEPVLEVRSPEAANASLSTLKSFGF; from the coding sequence ATGACTGATTTTGTAGAGATTATGGATGATGGCCCTCATTACTGCCGGTCTGCAGAGGTTCCCGATCAGTTTTCCTTCCGGTATTCAATTCATGCTCCGTCACGGGGAGTGAATATTGCAAGTACCCTTGAACCGATTCGCCTCGCGAGTGTTGAGGTAATCTCAGAAGCCCTGACAATCGCAGGTGAACTGAATGCAAATGTTGTCATCCATCCTGGGTATTCTGCATGGATTGGAGGCCGGGTATCATCACTTCAGGCCCTCCGTCTTTCACTTGATGATGTCCTGACCAGGGCTGATGAGAACGGTGTCACAATCTTTATTGAAAATATGCCAAAATGGCCCTACTTTTTTTTCTGCACCCCTGATGACTACCCGTATTTTGATGACTGCAACATCTGTCTGGACGTCGGGCATGCATTTATGTCCGGGGCTCTTGATTCATTCCTTTGTCTCCCGTTTGCGCACTGCCATATCCATGATAACAATGCAGCAGAGGACAGCCATTCTCCGGTGGGAAGCGGGAGTATTGACTGGAAGAATGTACTGGGCATCCTGAAGCAGAGAAAGGTGGAGCCTGTCCTTGAAGTACGATCTCCGGAGGCCGCAAATGCCAGTCTTTCTACTCTTAAATCTTTTGGTTTTTAA
- a CDS encoding Gfo/Idh/MocA family oxidoreductase, whose protein sequence is MDVGVIGTGVMGKNHARVYSELKSVGDVIVYDINTEAASDIAKKTGTNVAGSLDDLFRQVDAVSICVPTEYHYETALKAAAAGVHMLIEKPVCLTSAEATALCEKIPDELVVGVGHIERLNPIVEEIRRIVKDPIYVEIKRHNPASMRITGGSVVEDLMIHDIDIIFNNCCFRGAYNLSCSGNNDICGALFDFEKVPVYLSASRKASKKIRMIYIEEEDFTIEGDFMTQEVFVHRKPERYTHESERYVQENVIEKVMVNKIEPLKMELSTFVQCAKEGREFPITPAQAIRNVQICEEIKQKCARKSEIQQDSRQCIETEGSL, encoded by the coding sequence ATGGATGTTGGAGTCATTGGAACAGGAGTAATGGGGAAGAATCATGCCCGTGTGTATTCCGAACTGAAAAGTGTCGGAGATGTGATTGTCTATGACATAAACACCGAGGCAGCATCAGATATTGCAAAAAAAACGGGAACGAACGTCGCTGGCTCTTTGGATGATCTATTCAGACAGGTCGATGCAGTCAGCATTTGTGTTCCAACGGAATACCATTATGAAACGGCACTGAAAGCAGCAGCAGCCGGCGTACACATGCTGATAGAAAAACCGGTCTGCCTGACATCAGCAGAGGCAACAGCCCTTTGTGAGAAAATTCCCGATGAACTCGTTGTTGGTGTCGGTCATATCGAGCGGTTAAACCCAATTGTGGAGGAGATCAGGCGCATTGTAAAAGACCCGATATATGTGGAGATTAAACGCCATAATCCTGCATCCATGCGAATTACCGGAGGATCTGTTGTTGAAGATCTGATGATTCATGATATCGATATAATATTTAACAACTGTTGCTTCAGAGGAGCATACAATCTCTCATGTTCTGGCAATAATGATATCTGCGGTGCATTATTTGATTTTGAAAAGGTCCCGGTGTATCTTTCTGCGAGCAGGAAGGCATCGAAGAAAATCCGGATGATCTATATCGAAGAAGAAGATTTCACAATAGAAGGCGACTTCATGACCCAGGAAGTCTTTGTTCACCGGAAACCGGAGCGATATACCCATGAGAGTGAACGGTATGTTCAGGAGAATGTGATTGAAAAGGTCATGGTCAATAAGATCGAACCCCTGAAGATGGAACTTTCCACCTTTGTTCAGTGCGCAAAAGAAGGGAGGGAATTTCCCATAACACCGGCCCAGGCAATTCGGAATGTTCAGATTTGCGAGGAGATTAAGCAAAAATGTGCAAGAAAATCAGAAATACAACAGGATTCACGCCAGTGCATTGAAACAGAAGGTTCGCTGTAA
- a CDS encoding PAS domain-containing protein → MKENHEGLTKILEILKQNPRGMSVTQITEIIGMNRITVGHYLDILRTSGEVDMETYGQSKVYFISQRVPISAMMNLSSDYVIVLNNALKIVQVNSNTISLLHRRKEDIIDKKIQEILLPLNTGIDLQPKIDQALEGEEVVEEIRILKDEDELFFKMKVIPTVFADGSPGITIILEDITEYRRSIKALQESEQKFRELLKNISELLVKVEHIAELNDQIRNPLQVIIGITDLENVEMTDQIKEQANEIDKIIRQLNIGNIEAENIRAFFRKYADATNDNEAVSDTDKQKTKINN, encoded by the coding sequence ATGAAAGAAAATCATGAAGGACTGACAAAGATTCTTGAAATTTTAAAGCAGAATCCACGGGGCATGTCAGTTACGCAGATTACCGAAATAATCGGGATGAACAGGATTACCGTTGGACATTATCTGGACATCCTCCGGACATCCGGGGAGGTCGATATGGAGACGTATGGGCAGTCCAAGGTATACTTCATCTCGCAGCGTGTGCCGATATCTGCGATGATGAATCTCTCTTCGGATTATGTAATTGTCCTGAATAATGCCCTGAAAATTGTTCAGGTAAACAGCAATACCATTTCCCTCCTTCATCGCAGGAAAGAAGATATTATCGATAAAAAGATTCAGGAGATTCTTCTCCCCCTCAACACAGGGATTGATCTCCAGCCAAAGATCGATCAGGCCCTGGAAGGAGAAGAAGTCGTAGAAGAAATCAGGATACTAAAAGATGAGGATGAACTGTTTTTTAAGATGAAAGTCATCCCAACCGTTTTTGCGGACGGTTCGCCCGGAATTACCATTATCCTTGAAGATATTACAGAATACCGTAGATCAATAAAAGCCCTTCAGGAAAGTGAGCAAAAATTCCGGGAGCTTCTTAAAAACATCAGTGAGCTATTGGTCAAGGTAGAACATATTGCAGAACTGAATGACCAAATCAGGAATCCATTGCAGGTAATCATCGGCATTACCGACCTTGAAAATGTCGAGATGACAGATCAAATCAAAGAACAGGCAAATGAGATTGATAAGATAATCCGGCAACTCAATATTGGAAATATCGAGGCAGAAAATATCAGGGCTTTCTTCAGGAAATATGCAGATGCGACGAATGATAATGAGGCAGTTTCTGATACTGATAAACAGAAAACAAAAATCAATAATTAA